From the Vicinamibacteria bacterium genome, one window contains:
- a CDS encoding glycosyltransferase family 2 protein — protein sequence MTASRPSLSIFFPAYNDAGTIASLALVAHMTARTLTDDHEVIVVDDGSPDHTGQILDEMTRHFPWLKVVHHDKNRGYGGALRTGFRTASKELIFYTDGDAQYDPREMVKLHAALLPGVDFVNGYKIWRHDPLHRFIIGKIYHWFVKLAFGLRLRDVDCDFRLMRREVFRKVELTRSSGVICVELMKKVQDHGFRLAEVPVHHYHRTYGKSQFFNFPRVARTLVDLTRLWWELVVRRDHLKEAPAPVREPAPDPKER from the coding sequence TTGACTGCGTCCCGACCCAGCCTGTCCATCTTCTTCCCGGCTTACAACGACGCCGGCACCATCGCCAGCCTCGCCCTCGTCGCCCACATGACGGCCCGCACCCTCACCGACGATCACGAGGTGATCGTGGTCGACGACGGGAGCCCCGACCACACCGGCCAGATCCTGGACGAGATGACGCGGCATTTCCCCTGGCTCAAGGTGGTGCATCACGACAAGAACCGGGGCTACGGGGGCGCTCTGCGCACCGGCTTCCGCACCGCTTCGAAGGAGCTCATCTTCTACACAGACGGGGACGCGCAGTACGACCCCCGGGAGATGGTGAAGCTCCATGCCGCCCTCCTGCCGGGGGTGGACTTCGTGAACGGATACAAGATCTGGCGGCATGACCCCCTGCACCGGTTCATCATCGGAAAGATCTACCACTGGTTCGTGAAGCTCGCCTTCGGACTCAGGCTCCGGGACGTGGACTGCGACTTCCGCCTGATGCGGCGGGAGGTCTTCCGCAAGGTGGAGCTCACCCGCTCCTCCGGCGTTATCTGCGTCGAGCTCATGAAGAAGGTGCAGGACCACGGCTTCCGCCTGGCCGAGGTGCCCGTCCACCACTACCACCGCACGTACGGGAAGAGCCAGTTCTTCAACTTCCCGCGCGTGGCCCGCACCCTGGTGGATCTGACCCGGCTCTGGTGGGAGCTCGTGGTGCGCCGCGACCACCTGAAGGAGGCCCCCGCTCCCGTCCGCGAGCCCGCCCCCGACCCCAAAGAGCGCTGA
- a CDS encoding NAD-dependent epimerase/dehydratase family protein, which produces MADHRDFYRGRRVLVTGGLGFIGSNLCRALADLGAEVLAVDSLLPDYGGNLFNLAGYEQRVRINIADVRGHGMEYLVRDQEVLFNLAGQVSHLDSMNDPFTDLEINCRSQLSILESVRKSNPGVKIVYAGTRQVYGKPMRLPVDESHLLNPVDVNGINKISGEFYHLVYHSVYGIRASSLRLTNTYGPRQLIKHNRQGFIGWFIRQAALGEQIQIFGDGRQKRDFNHVDDVVDAFLRAGAMDAADGQVLNLGSSPPVALLDLVKLMIEVAGAGSFILTPFPPERKRIDIGDFYADTTKIRKLLGWEPRVALRQGLADSIAFYRAHKEHYL; this is translated from the coding sequence ATGGCGGACCACCGGGACTTCTACCGGGGCCGGAGAGTCCTCGTCACGGGCGGTCTCGGCTTCATCGGCAGCAATCTCTGCCGGGCCCTGGCCGACCTGGGGGCGGAGGTCCTGGCCGTGGACAGCCTGCTCCCCGACTACGGCGGGAACCTTTTCAACCTCGCCGGCTACGAGCAGCGGGTGCGCATCAACATCGCCGACGTGCGCGGCCACGGCATGGAGTACCTGGTGCGGGACCAGGAGGTGCTCTTCAACCTGGCCGGGCAAGTGAGCCATCTGGATTCCATGAACGACCCCTTCACGGACCTGGAGATCAACTGCCGGAGCCAGCTCTCGATCCTGGAGTCGGTCCGCAAGAGCAACCCCGGGGTGAAGATCGTCTACGCGGGCACCCGCCAGGTCTACGGCAAGCCGATGCGGCTGCCCGTGGACGAGAGCCACCTCCTGAACCCGGTGGACGTGAACGGGATCAACAAGATCTCGGGGGAGTTCTACCACCTCGTCTACCACTCGGTTTACGGCATCCGGGCCTCCTCCCTGCGCCTCACCAACACCTACGGCCCCCGGCAGCTCATCAAGCACAACCGACAGGGCTTCATCGGCTGGTTCATCCGCCAGGCCGCCTTGGGCGAGCAGATCCAGATCTTCGGCGACGGGCGCCAGAAGCGCGACTTCAACCACGTGGACGACGTGGTAGACGCCTTCCTCCGCGCGGGGGCCATGGACGCGGCCGACGGGCAGGTTCTGAACCTGGGCTCGTCCCCCCCCGTCGCGCTCTTGGACTTGGTGAAGCTCATGATCGAGGTGGCGGGCGCGGGGTCCTTCATCCTCACCCCCTTTCCCCCCGAGCGGAAAAGGATCGACATCGGCGACTTCTACGCGGACACCACCAAGATCCGGAAGCTGCTGGGCTGGGAGCCGCGGGTGGCGCTCCGCCAGGGGCTCGCGGACAGCATCGCCTTCTACCGCGCGCACAAGGAGCATTACCTTTGA